Proteins encoded in a region of the Cinclus cinclus chromosome 19, bCinCin1.1, whole genome shotgun sequence genome:
- the GOLGA1 gene encoding golgin subfamily A member 1 isoform X5 yields MFAKLKKKIAEEAAVAPRPGGAARIPRSVSKESITSVGADSGDDFASDGSSSREDLSSQLFRRNEQIRKLEVKLSDYADQIRNLQKMKEKLENALEKHQDSSMRKFQEQNEAHQASRAKMAEGMALALGKKDKEWMEILAQVEKEKKMLQTQLQEMREQSLNLFQKRDEIDELEGFQQQEIAKVKHMLLKKEECLSRAEQELEARAQELTRAKAELREARSESSGLRKDLQDLQQQLLELEARRDELMTAETNAENKITALELREQELQTVIQQLSVDLQNARVAGSGCEKRLEMLQVEHESLKVEYEQQKQKMTFEFAERDKLTEQLQEKVSSLEKKLERNLSGDEHVQELLKEKAALEQRLEESRQQVLTDRTRHSEVVNQLETQNKELEEKLQIATETLQKSREAAADQDLKIQKLQTDLEDERSQLQQQILSEKHQYDQKVTGLESQIAALEKAWELEKTTTQHRISQLEKENENLKGSKEGYESSLKQQESELSRLKNEISSRETVSVEIAKALEETRKQREELQQQVSHLNALIKEKDQLIDEKCDLLLKQKEELNQLSQDHEAALLQVHQLQLDMEANQSQAVEKEETARKEIDDLKLQVQECLLAREHEKNVLELEESTRALNNEHFPSPENSVVEQNGEVAAADVIQLQKDNRELEQQIAEKNKMIKQLQQRMTELKKTLQKELKIRPDSEVPELRANSEVPNASVTVTNNSDLNDSREINFEYLKHVVLKFMSCRESEAFHLIKAVSVLLNFSQEEENMLKETLEYKM; encoded by the exons ATGTTTGCCAAATTGAAGAAGAAGATCGCAGAGGAGGCAGCGGTTGCTCCCAGGCCCGGAGGAGCCGCCCGCATCCCCAGGTCTGTCAGTAAGGAATCGATCACGTCGGTGGGAGCAGACTCTGGAGACGACTTT GCTTCTGATGGAAGCAGCTCCAGAGAGGATCTTTCATCCCAGTTGTTCAGAAGAAATGAACAAATAAGAAAACTGGAGGTGAAACTGTCTG ATTATGCTGATCAGATCCGGAATCTGCAGAAGATGAAAGAGAAGCTTGAAAATGCATTAGAAAAGCATCAGGAtt CCTCCATGAGGAAGTTTCAGGAGCAGAATGAAGCTCATCAGGCCAGTCGAGCCAAGATGGCTGAAGGAATGGCTTTGGCCTTGGGAAAAAAGGACAAG GAGTGGATGGAAATACTTGCTCAAGTTGAAAAG gaaaaaaaaatgcttcaaacACAGTTACAAGAGATGAGGGAGCAGAGTTTGAACCTCTTCCAAAAACGAGATGAAATCGATGAACTGGAGGGCTTTCAGCAGCAAGAAATTGCCAAAGTTAAACACATG CttttgaaaaaggaagaatgtctgagcagagcagagcaggagctcgAGGCGCGTGCTCAGGAACTGACCCGGGCCAAGGCGGAGCTGCGGGAGGCGAGGAGCGAGTCCTCGGGCCTGAGGAAGGATCTCCAGGacttgcagcagcagctcctggagctggaggctCGCAG AGATGAACTAATGACAGCTGAgacaaatgcagaaaataagaTCACTGCTCTGGAGTTAAGAGAACAGGAGCTACAAACTGTCATTCAGCAGCTTTCTGTAGACTTGCAAAAT GCTCGAGTGGCTGGTTCTGGCTGTGAGAAGAGACTGGAAATGTTACAAGTGGAGCATGAGTCTCTGAAGGTGGAATATGAGCAACAGAAGCAAAAG ATGACTTTTGAATTTGCTGAGAGAGATAAACTTACTgaacagctgcaggaaaaggtgTCTTCCCTGGAAAAAAAGCTAGAAAGAAATCTTTCAGGAGATGAAcatgtgcaggagctgctcaaaGAG AAAGCTGCTCTTGAGCAGAGACTGGaggagagcaggcagcaggTACTGACAGACAGGACACGGCACAGTGAGGTTGTGAACCAGTTGGAAACACAG AATAAAGAACTGGAAGAGAAACTACAGATTGCAACAGAAACATTGCAAAagagcagagaagcagctgctgacCAGGATCTGAAGATCCAGAAGCTG CAAACTGATCTAGAGGACGAAAGAAGTCAACTGCAGCAACAGATTTTAAGTGAGAAACATCAGTATGATCAGAAAGTGACTGGGCTGGAGTCTCAGATTGCTGCTCTTGAGAAAGCTTGGGAAttggaaaaaacaacaactcaGCACAGGATT AGccaactggaaaaggaaaatgaaaacctcAAAGGAAGCAAAGAAGGGTATGAGAGTTCTTTAAAACAGCAAGAGTCTGAACTGAGCAGGTTAAAG AATGAGATAAGCAGCAGAGAAACTGTCAGTGTGGAAATTGCCAAAGCATTGGAAGAAACACGGAAGCAGAGAGAGGAATTACAGCAGCAG gTTTCACATTTGAATGCCttaataaaagagaaagacCAGCTGATTGATGAAAAATGTGATCTGCTGctaaaacagaaggaagaacTGAACCAACTCAGTCAAG ACCATGAAGCTGCCTTGCTGCAGGTGCATCAGTTACAGTTGGACATGGAAGCAAATCAGAGCCAAGCAGTGGAGAAAGAGgaaacagcaagaaaagaaattgaTGATCTGAAGCTGCAGGTACAGGAGTGCCTGTTGGCTAGAGAGCATGAGAAAAAT GTTTTAGAACTGGAGGAGTCGACAAGGGCCTTGAACAATGAGcatttcccttctccagaaAACTCTGTGGTGGAACAGAATGGAGAAGTGGCAGCTGCAGATGTCATTCAACTTCAGAAGGATAACAGAGAGCTGGAACAGCAAATTGCTGAGAAAAACAAG ATGATAAAGCAGCTTCAGCAAAGAATGACAGAACTCAAGAAAACTCTCCAGAAAGAGCTG aaaataaGGCCTGACAGTGAGGTACCTGAGCTACGTGCAAATTCTGAAGTGCCTAATGCTTCTGTGACTGTCACCAACAACTCTGACTTGAACGACTCGAGGGAGATAAACTTTGAGTACCTTAAACATGTTGTACTAAAGTTCATGTCCTGCAGGGAATCTGAG GCATTCCATCTCATcaaagctgtgtctgtgttACTGAATTTTTcacaagaggaagaaaacatgcTCAAAGAAACTCTGGAATACAAG ATGTGA
- the GOLGA1 gene encoding golgin subfamily A member 1 isoform X2 produces the protein MFAKLKKKIAEEAAVAPRPGGAARIPRSVSKESITSVGADSGDDFASDGSSSREDLSSQLFRRNEQIRKLEVKLSDYADQIRNLQKMKEKLENALEKHQDSSMRKFQEQNEAHQASRAKMAEGMALALGKKDKEWMEILAQVEKEKKMLQTQLQEMREQSLNLFQKRDEIDELEGFQQQEIAKVKHMEECLSRAEQELEARAQELTRAKAELREARSESSGLRKDLQDLQQQLLELEARRDELMTAETNAENKITALELREQELQTVIQQLSVDLQNARVAGSGCEKRLEMLQVEHESLKVEYEQQKQKMTFEFAERDKLTEQLQEKVSSLEKKLERNLSGDEHVQELLKEKAALEQRLEESRQQVLTDRTRHSEVVNQLETQNKELEEKLQIATETLQKSREAAADQDLKIQKLQTDLEDERSQLQQQILSEKHQYDQKVTGLESQIAALEKAWELEKTTTQHRISQLEKENENLKGSKEGYESSLKQQESELSRLKNEISSRETVSVEIAKALEETRKQREELQQQVSHLNALIKEKDQLIDEKCDLLLKQKEELNQLSQDHEAALLQVHQLQLDMEANQSQAVEKEETARKEIDDLKLQVQECLLAREHEKNVLELEESTRALNNEHFPSPENSVVEQNGEVAAADVIQLQKDNRELEQQIAEKNKMIKQLQQRMTELKKTLQKELKIRPDSEVPELRANSEVPNASVTVTNNSDLNDSREINFEYLKHVVLKFMSCRESEAFHLIKAVSVLLNFSQEEENMLKETLEYKPQSKRAQAHESTVRHSSGEHDWMNANTHLEQDLQVLQAGS, from the exons ATGTTTGCCAAATTGAAGAAGAAGATCGCAGAGGAGGCAGCGGTTGCTCCCAGGCCCGGAGGAGCCGCCCGCATCCCCAGGTCTGTCAGTAAGGAATCGATCACGTCGGTGGGAGCAGACTCTGGAGACGACTTT GCTTCTGATGGAAGCAGCTCCAGAGAGGATCTTTCATCCCAGTTGTTCAGAAGAAATGAACAAATAAGAAAACTGGAGGTGAAACTGTCTG ATTATGCTGATCAGATCCGGAATCTGCAGAAGATGAAAGAGAAGCTTGAAAATGCATTAGAAAAGCATCAGGAtt CCTCCATGAGGAAGTTTCAGGAGCAGAATGAAGCTCATCAGGCCAGTCGAGCCAAGATGGCTGAAGGAATGGCTTTGGCCTTGGGAAAAAAGGACAAG GAGTGGATGGAAATACTTGCTCAAGTTGAAAAG gaaaaaaaaatgcttcaaacACAGTTACAAGAGATGAGGGAGCAGAGTTTGAACCTCTTCCAAAAACGAGATGAAATCGATGAACTGGAGGGCTTTCAGCAGCAAGAAATTGCCAAAGTTAAACACATG gaagaatgtctgagcagagcagagcaggagctcgAGGCGCGTGCTCAGGAACTGACCCGGGCCAAGGCGGAGCTGCGGGAGGCGAGGAGCGAGTCCTCGGGCCTGAGGAAGGATCTCCAGGacttgcagcagcagctcctggagctggaggctCGCAG AGATGAACTAATGACAGCTGAgacaaatgcagaaaataagaTCACTGCTCTGGAGTTAAGAGAACAGGAGCTACAAACTGTCATTCAGCAGCTTTCTGTAGACTTGCAAAAT GCTCGAGTGGCTGGTTCTGGCTGTGAGAAGAGACTGGAAATGTTACAAGTGGAGCATGAGTCTCTGAAGGTGGAATATGAGCAACAGAAGCAAAAG ATGACTTTTGAATTTGCTGAGAGAGATAAACTTACTgaacagctgcaggaaaaggtgTCTTCCCTGGAAAAAAAGCTAGAAAGAAATCTTTCAGGAGATGAAcatgtgcaggagctgctcaaaGAG AAAGCTGCTCTTGAGCAGAGACTGGaggagagcaggcagcaggTACTGACAGACAGGACACGGCACAGTGAGGTTGTGAACCAGTTGGAAACACAG AATAAAGAACTGGAAGAGAAACTACAGATTGCAACAGAAACATTGCAAAagagcagagaagcagctgctgacCAGGATCTGAAGATCCAGAAGCTG CAAACTGATCTAGAGGACGAAAGAAGTCAACTGCAGCAACAGATTTTAAGTGAGAAACATCAGTATGATCAGAAAGTGACTGGGCTGGAGTCTCAGATTGCTGCTCTTGAGAAAGCTTGGGAAttggaaaaaacaacaactcaGCACAGGATT AGccaactggaaaaggaaaatgaaaacctcAAAGGAAGCAAAGAAGGGTATGAGAGTTCTTTAAAACAGCAAGAGTCTGAACTGAGCAGGTTAAAG AATGAGATAAGCAGCAGAGAAACTGTCAGTGTGGAAATTGCCAAAGCATTGGAAGAAACACGGAAGCAGAGAGAGGAATTACAGCAGCAG gTTTCACATTTGAATGCCttaataaaagagaaagacCAGCTGATTGATGAAAAATGTGATCTGCTGctaaaacagaaggaagaacTGAACCAACTCAGTCAAG ACCATGAAGCTGCCTTGCTGCAGGTGCATCAGTTACAGTTGGACATGGAAGCAAATCAGAGCCAAGCAGTGGAGAAAGAGgaaacagcaagaaaagaaattgaTGATCTGAAGCTGCAGGTACAGGAGTGCCTGTTGGCTAGAGAGCATGAGAAAAAT GTTTTAGAACTGGAGGAGTCGACAAGGGCCTTGAACAATGAGcatttcccttctccagaaAACTCTGTGGTGGAACAGAATGGAGAAGTGGCAGCTGCAGATGTCATTCAACTTCAGAAGGATAACAGAGAGCTGGAACAGCAAATTGCTGAGAAAAACAAG ATGATAAAGCAGCTTCAGCAAAGAATGACAGAACTCAAGAAAACTCTCCAGAAAGAGCTG aaaataaGGCCTGACAGTGAGGTACCTGAGCTACGTGCAAATTCTGAAGTGCCTAATGCTTCTGTGACTGTCACCAACAACTCTGACTTGAACGACTCGAGGGAGATAAACTTTGAGTACCTTAAACATGTTGTACTAAAGTTCATGTCCTGCAGGGAATCTGAG GCATTCCATCTCATcaaagctgtgtctgtgttACTGAATTTTTcacaagaggaagaaaacatgcTCAAAGAAACTCTGGAATACAAG CCACAGTCCAAGAGAGCACAGGCACATGAGAGCACTGTGAGACACAGCAGTGGGGAACACGACTGGATGAATGCGAACACCCACCTGGAGCAGGACTTGCAGGTGCTTCAGGCAGGTTCCTGA
- the GOLGA1 gene encoding golgin subfamily A member 1 isoform X1 codes for MFAKLKKKIAEEAAVAPRPGGAARIPRSVSKESITSVGADSGDDFASDGSSSREDLSSQLFRRNEQIRKLEVKLSDYADQIRNLQKMKEKLENALEKHQDSSMRKFQEQNEAHQASRAKMAEGMALALGKKDKEWMEILAQVEKEKKMLQTQLQEMREQSLNLFQKRDEIDELEGFQQQEIAKVKHMLLKKEECLSRAEQELEARAQELTRAKAELREARSESSGLRKDLQDLQQQLLELEARRDELMTAETNAENKITALELREQELQTVIQQLSVDLQNARVAGSGCEKRLEMLQVEHESLKVEYEQQKQKMTFEFAERDKLTEQLQEKVSSLEKKLERNLSGDEHVQELLKEKAALEQRLEESRQQVLTDRTRHSEVVNQLETQNKELEEKLQIATETLQKSREAAADQDLKIQKLQTDLEDERSQLQQQILSEKHQYDQKVTGLESQIAALEKAWELEKTTTQHRISQLEKENENLKGSKEGYESSLKQQESELSRLKNEISSRETVSVEIAKALEETRKQREELQQQVSHLNALIKEKDQLIDEKCDLLLKQKEELNQLSQDHEAALLQVHQLQLDMEANQSQAVEKEETARKEIDDLKLQVQECLLAREHEKNVLELEESTRALNNEHFPSPENSVVEQNGEVAAADVIQLQKDNRELEQQIAEKNKMIKQLQQRMTELKKTLQKELKIRPDSEVPELRANSEVPNASVTVTNNSDLNDSREINFEYLKHVVLKFMSCRESEAFHLIKAVSVLLNFSQEEENMLKETLEYKPQSKRAQAHESTVRHSSGEHDWMNANTHLEQDLQVLQAGS; via the exons ATGTTTGCCAAATTGAAGAAGAAGATCGCAGAGGAGGCAGCGGTTGCTCCCAGGCCCGGAGGAGCCGCCCGCATCCCCAGGTCTGTCAGTAAGGAATCGATCACGTCGGTGGGAGCAGACTCTGGAGACGACTTT GCTTCTGATGGAAGCAGCTCCAGAGAGGATCTTTCATCCCAGTTGTTCAGAAGAAATGAACAAATAAGAAAACTGGAGGTGAAACTGTCTG ATTATGCTGATCAGATCCGGAATCTGCAGAAGATGAAAGAGAAGCTTGAAAATGCATTAGAAAAGCATCAGGAtt CCTCCATGAGGAAGTTTCAGGAGCAGAATGAAGCTCATCAGGCCAGTCGAGCCAAGATGGCTGAAGGAATGGCTTTGGCCTTGGGAAAAAAGGACAAG GAGTGGATGGAAATACTTGCTCAAGTTGAAAAG gaaaaaaaaatgcttcaaacACAGTTACAAGAGATGAGGGAGCAGAGTTTGAACCTCTTCCAAAAACGAGATGAAATCGATGAACTGGAGGGCTTTCAGCAGCAAGAAATTGCCAAAGTTAAACACATG CttttgaaaaaggaagaatgtctgagcagagcagagcaggagctcgAGGCGCGTGCTCAGGAACTGACCCGGGCCAAGGCGGAGCTGCGGGAGGCGAGGAGCGAGTCCTCGGGCCTGAGGAAGGATCTCCAGGacttgcagcagcagctcctggagctggaggctCGCAG AGATGAACTAATGACAGCTGAgacaaatgcagaaaataagaTCACTGCTCTGGAGTTAAGAGAACAGGAGCTACAAACTGTCATTCAGCAGCTTTCTGTAGACTTGCAAAAT GCTCGAGTGGCTGGTTCTGGCTGTGAGAAGAGACTGGAAATGTTACAAGTGGAGCATGAGTCTCTGAAGGTGGAATATGAGCAACAGAAGCAAAAG ATGACTTTTGAATTTGCTGAGAGAGATAAACTTACTgaacagctgcaggaaaaggtgTCTTCCCTGGAAAAAAAGCTAGAAAGAAATCTTTCAGGAGATGAAcatgtgcaggagctgctcaaaGAG AAAGCTGCTCTTGAGCAGAGACTGGaggagagcaggcagcaggTACTGACAGACAGGACACGGCACAGTGAGGTTGTGAACCAGTTGGAAACACAG AATAAAGAACTGGAAGAGAAACTACAGATTGCAACAGAAACATTGCAAAagagcagagaagcagctgctgacCAGGATCTGAAGATCCAGAAGCTG CAAACTGATCTAGAGGACGAAAGAAGTCAACTGCAGCAACAGATTTTAAGTGAGAAACATCAGTATGATCAGAAAGTGACTGGGCTGGAGTCTCAGATTGCTGCTCTTGAGAAAGCTTGGGAAttggaaaaaacaacaactcaGCACAGGATT AGccaactggaaaaggaaaatgaaaacctcAAAGGAAGCAAAGAAGGGTATGAGAGTTCTTTAAAACAGCAAGAGTCTGAACTGAGCAGGTTAAAG AATGAGATAAGCAGCAGAGAAACTGTCAGTGTGGAAATTGCCAAAGCATTGGAAGAAACACGGAAGCAGAGAGAGGAATTACAGCAGCAG gTTTCACATTTGAATGCCttaataaaagagaaagacCAGCTGATTGATGAAAAATGTGATCTGCTGctaaaacagaaggaagaacTGAACCAACTCAGTCAAG ACCATGAAGCTGCCTTGCTGCAGGTGCATCAGTTACAGTTGGACATGGAAGCAAATCAGAGCCAAGCAGTGGAGAAAGAGgaaacagcaagaaaagaaattgaTGATCTGAAGCTGCAGGTACAGGAGTGCCTGTTGGCTAGAGAGCATGAGAAAAAT GTTTTAGAACTGGAGGAGTCGACAAGGGCCTTGAACAATGAGcatttcccttctccagaaAACTCTGTGGTGGAACAGAATGGAGAAGTGGCAGCTGCAGATGTCATTCAACTTCAGAAGGATAACAGAGAGCTGGAACAGCAAATTGCTGAGAAAAACAAG ATGATAAAGCAGCTTCAGCAAAGAATGACAGAACTCAAGAAAACTCTCCAGAAAGAGCTG aaaataaGGCCTGACAGTGAGGTACCTGAGCTACGTGCAAATTCTGAAGTGCCTAATGCTTCTGTGACTGTCACCAACAACTCTGACTTGAACGACTCGAGGGAGATAAACTTTGAGTACCTTAAACATGTTGTACTAAAGTTCATGTCCTGCAGGGAATCTGAG GCATTCCATCTCATcaaagctgtgtctgtgttACTGAATTTTTcacaagaggaagaaaacatgcTCAAAGAAACTCTGGAATACAAG CCACAGTCCAAGAGAGCACAGGCACATGAGAGCACTGTGAGACACAGCAGTGGGGAACACGACTGGATGAATGCGAACACCCACCTGGAGCAGGACTTGCAGGTGCTTCAGGCAGGTTCCTGA
- the GOLGA1 gene encoding golgin subfamily A member 1 isoform X3 codes for MFAKLKKKIAEEAAVAPRPGGAARIPRSVSKESITSVGADSGDDFASDGSSSREDLSSQLFRRNEQIRKLEVKLSDYADQIRNLQKMKEKLENALEKHQDSSMRKFQEQNEAHQASRAKMAEGMALALGKKDKEWMEILAQVEKEKKMLQTQLQEMREQSLNLFQKRDEIDELEGFQQQEIAKVKHMLLKKEECLSRAEQELEARAQELTRAKAELREARSESSGLRKDLQDLQQQLLELEARRDELMTAETNAENKITALELREQELQTVIQQLSVDLQNARVAGSGCEKRLEMLQVEHESLKVEYEQQKQKMTFEFAERDKLTEQLQEKVSSLEKKLERNLSGDEHVQELLKEKAALEQRLEESRQQVLTDRTRHSEVVNQLETQNKELEEKLQIATETLQKSREAAADQDLKIQKLQTDLEDERSQLQQQILSEKHQYDQKVTGLESQIAALEKAWELEKTTTQHRISQLEKENENLKGSKEGYESSLKQQESELSRLKNEISSRETVSVEIAKALEETRKQREELQQQVSHLNALIKEKDQLIDEKCDLLLKQKEELNQLSQDHEAALLQVHQLQLDMEANQSQAVEKEETARKEIDDLKLQVLELEESTRALNNEHFPSPENSVVEQNGEVAAADVIQLQKDNRELEQQIAEKNKMIKQLQQRMTELKKTLQKELKIRPDSEVPELRANSEVPNASVTVTNNSDLNDSREINFEYLKHVVLKFMSCRESEAFHLIKAVSVLLNFSQEEENMLKETLEYKPQSKRAQAHESTVRHSSGEHDWMNANTHLEQDLQVLQAGS; via the exons ATGTTTGCCAAATTGAAGAAGAAGATCGCAGAGGAGGCAGCGGTTGCTCCCAGGCCCGGAGGAGCCGCCCGCATCCCCAGGTCTGTCAGTAAGGAATCGATCACGTCGGTGGGAGCAGACTCTGGAGACGACTTT GCTTCTGATGGAAGCAGCTCCAGAGAGGATCTTTCATCCCAGTTGTTCAGAAGAAATGAACAAATAAGAAAACTGGAGGTGAAACTGTCTG ATTATGCTGATCAGATCCGGAATCTGCAGAAGATGAAAGAGAAGCTTGAAAATGCATTAGAAAAGCATCAGGAtt CCTCCATGAGGAAGTTTCAGGAGCAGAATGAAGCTCATCAGGCCAGTCGAGCCAAGATGGCTGAAGGAATGGCTTTGGCCTTGGGAAAAAAGGACAAG GAGTGGATGGAAATACTTGCTCAAGTTGAAAAG gaaaaaaaaatgcttcaaacACAGTTACAAGAGATGAGGGAGCAGAGTTTGAACCTCTTCCAAAAACGAGATGAAATCGATGAACTGGAGGGCTTTCAGCAGCAAGAAATTGCCAAAGTTAAACACATG CttttgaaaaaggaagaatgtctgagcagagcagagcaggagctcgAGGCGCGTGCTCAGGAACTGACCCGGGCCAAGGCGGAGCTGCGGGAGGCGAGGAGCGAGTCCTCGGGCCTGAGGAAGGATCTCCAGGacttgcagcagcagctcctggagctggaggctCGCAG AGATGAACTAATGACAGCTGAgacaaatgcagaaaataagaTCACTGCTCTGGAGTTAAGAGAACAGGAGCTACAAACTGTCATTCAGCAGCTTTCTGTAGACTTGCAAAAT GCTCGAGTGGCTGGTTCTGGCTGTGAGAAGAGACTGGAAATGTTACAAGTGGAGCATGAGTCTCTGAAGGTGGAATATGAGCAACAGAAGCAAAAG ATGACTTTTGAATTTGCTGAGAGAGATAAACTTACTgaacagctgcaggaaaaggtgTCTTCCCTGGAAAAAAAGCTAGAAAGAAATCTTTCAGGAGATGAAcatgtgcaggagctgctcaaaGAG AAAGCTGCTCTTGAGCAGAGACTGGaggagagcaggcagcaggTACTGACAGACAGGACACGGCACAGTGAGGTTGTGAACCAGTTGGAAACACAG AATAAAGAACTGGAAGAGAAACTACAGATTGCAACAGAAACATTGCAAAagagcagagaagcagctgctgacCAGGATCTGAAGATCCAGAAGCTG CAAACTGATCTAGAGGACGAAAGAAGTCAACTGCAGCAACAGATTTTAAGTGAGAAACATCAGTATGATCAGAAAGTGACTGGGCTGGAGTCTCAGATTGCTGCTCTTGAGAAAGCTTGGGAAttggaaaaaacaacaactcaGCACAGGATT AGccaactggaaaaggaaaatgaaaacctcAAAGGAAGCAAAGAAGGGTATGAGAGTTCTTTAAAACAGCAAGAGTCTGAACTGAGCAGGTTAAAG AATGAGATAAGCAGCAGAGAAACTGTCAGTGTGGAAATTGCCAAAGCATTGGAAGAAACACGGAAGCAGAGAGAGGAATTACAGCAGCAG gTTTCACATTTGAATGCCttaataaaagagaaagacCAGCTGATTGATGAAAAATGTGATCTGCTGctaaaacagaaggaagaacTGAACCAACTCAGTCAAG ACCATGAAGCTGCCTTGCTGCAGGTGCATCAGTTACAGTTGGACATGGAAGCAAATCAGAGCCAAGCAGTGGAGAAAGAGgaaacagcaagaaaagaaattgaTGATCTGAAGCTGCAG GTTTTAGAACTGGAGGAGTCGACAAGGGCCTTGAACAATGAGcatttcccttctccagaaAACTCTGTGGTGGAACAGAATGGAGAAGTGGCAGCTGCAGATGTCATTCAACTTCAGAAGGATAACAGAGAGCTGGAACAGCAAATTGCTGAGAAAAACAAG ATGATAAAGCAGCTTCAGCAAAGAATGACAGAACTCAAGAAAACTCTCCAGAAAGAGCTG aaaataaGGCCTGACAGTGAGGTACCTGAGCTACGTGCAAATTCTGAAGTGCCTAATGCTTCTGTGACTGTCACCAACAACTCTGACTTGAACGACTCGAGGGAGATAAACTTTGAGTACCTTAAACATGTTGTACTAAAGTTCATGTCCTGCAGGGAATCTGAG GCATTCCATCTCATcaaagctgtgtctgtgttACTGAATTTTTcacaagaggaagaaaacatgcTCAAAGAAACTCTGGAATACAAG CCACAGTCCAAGAGAGCACAGGCACATGAGAGCACTGTGAGACACAGCAGTGGGGAACACGACTGGATGAATGCGAACACCCACCTGGAGCAGGACTTGCAGGTGCTTCAGGCAGGTTCCTGA